In Erpetoichthys calabaricus chromosome 4, fErpCal1.3, whole genome shotgun sequence, one genomic interval encodes:
- the LOC127527450 gene encoding uncharacterized protein LOC127527450 produces MVEVGKEDCKVEFREEVRQALGSSEELLDSWETTADVVRVTARRVLGVTPGKRKEEKETWWWNEEIQESIQRKRMAKMKWDSQRDAESRQEYKEIRRKVKREVAKAKEKVYDELYERLDSKEGEKDLYRLARQRDLAGKDMQQVRVIKDKDGDILTSEESVLKRWKEYFERLMNEENEREKRLDDVEIVNQEVQWISKEEVRTAMKRMKNGKAAGPDDIPMEAWRCLGEMAVEFLTRLFNGILESERMPEEWRRSVLVPIFKNKGNV; encoded by the coding sequence atggtggaagttggaaaggaagactgcaaggttgagtttagggaggaggtgagacaagcactgggtagcagtgaagagttactagacagctgggaaactacagcagatgtagtaagggtgacagcaagaagggtgcttggcgtgacacctggaaagaggaaggaggaaaaggaaacctggtggtggaatgaggaaatacaggagagtatacagaggaagaggatggcaaagatgaagtgggatagtcagagagatgcagaaagtagacaagagtacaaggagataaggcgcaaggtgaagagagaggtggcgaaggctaaagaaaaggtgtatgatgagttgtatgagagattggacagtaaggagggagaaaaggacctgtaccgcttggctagacagagggacctaGCTGGaaaagatatgcagcaggttagggtgataaaggataaagatggagacatactcacaagcgaggagagtgtgttgaaaagatggaaagagtactttgagaggctgatgaatgaagagaacgagagagaaaagaggttggatgatgtggagatagtgaatcaggaagtgcaatggattagcaaggaggaagtaaggacagctatgaagaggatgaaaaatggaaaggctgctggtccagatgacatacctatggaagcatggaggtgcttaggagagatggcagtggagtttttaaccagattgtttaatggaatcttggaaagtgagaggatgcctgaggagtggagaagaagtgtactggtgccgatatttaagaataaggggaatgtgtag